TTCATCAAAACTCAGTGGAATGGGGGAGCCGCAATAGCGAACATGTTCCATGCCACCAATAATCTGCGCGCGGTGAATATGCCCGAGCGCGATGTAGTCGGCTGGCGGAAAGTTTTGTGCCGGAAACGCGTCCAGCGTGCCAATATAAATGTCACGCACGGCGTCACTTTTACTGGCACCCACGGTCGTTAAATGTCCCGTGGCGATGATGGGCAGAGGCTGATCGCCGCGCAGCTTGCAGGCATCGGCATAGTGTTGTTGATAATAATCAGTAATAGCTGCCAGCAAATGCTGCTGTTTTTCAATACCGTTAAGCCCCGCCTGGCTGGTAATAATGTCACGCGGGCGTAAAAAAGGAATGGGGCACAGCACTGCGCCTGGCGTCCCGTCGCGATGAGGCAAGATTTGCGGCGCATGTCCGGCGCTGGCGACCACGGTAGTATTGAGGAACGCCATGATATCGCGCGATTCATTCAGCGTGGCGACTGAATCATGGTTTCCCGCCAGTACCACCAGATGACAGCCCGTTTGCTGTAAATTGACAACAAAACGGTTGTATAACGTACGGGCGTAACTGGGCGGCGAACCGGTATCGAAAACATCACCGGCAACAATAATCGCATCCACCTGATGGGTTTGTGCTGTCTCCAGCAGCCAGTCAAGAAAAGCCTGATGCTCAGCTTCGCGGCTTTTACTGTAGAAGTTCTGGCCGAGATGCCAGTCTGAAGTGTGAAGGATGCGCATAACGATTCTCTGGCGAAAAAGCATGGGCGCGATTATACCCAAACAGGTGCGCTATTTGCTTTTTTCTGCACCACGGAAATCAATAACCTGAAGGGATGTGCGACGTGCTTTTCATAAATCTGTCATAAATCTGACGCATAATGACGTCGCATTAATGATCGCAATCTATTTATTACAACAGGGCAAATCATGGCGAGACGTATTCTGGTCGTAGAAGATGAAGCTCCAATTCGCGAAATGGTCTGCTTCGTGCTCGAGCAAAATGGCTTCCAGCCGGTCGAAGCGGAAGATTATGACAGTGCTGTGAATCAACTGAATGAACCCTGGCCGGATTTAATTCTCCTCGACTGGATGTTACCCGGCGGCTCCGGTATCCAGTTCATCAAACATCTCAAGCGTGAGTCGATGACCCGTGATATTCCGGTTGTGATGTTGACCGCCAGAGGGGAAGAAGAAGATCGCGTGCGCGGCCTTGAAACCGGTGCGGATGACTATATCACCAAGCCGTTTTCGCCGAAGGAGCTGGTGGCGCGAATCAAAGCGGTAATGCGCCGTATATCGCCGATGGCGGTGGAAGAGGTGATTGAGATGCAGGGGCTAAGTCTCGACCCGACATCTCACCGGGTGATGGCGGGCGAAGAACCGCTGGAGATGGGGCCAACTGAATTTAAACTGCTGCACTTTTTTATGACGCATCCCGAGCGCGTGTACAGTCGCGAGCAACTGTTAAATCACGTCTGGGGAACCAACGTATATGTGGAAGACCGCACGGTCGATGTCCACATTCGCCGCCTGCGTAAAGCACTGGAACCGGGTGGGCATGACCGCATGGTGCAGACCGTGCGCGGTACAGGATATCGTTTTTCAACCCGCTTTTAACGCCTTGCTCATCGGACGCAGAGCAAGGCTTATGATTTCATAACTGGAGTATCTTACGTGCTGGAACGGCTGTCGTGGAAAAGGCTGGTGCTGGAGCTGCTACTTTGCTGCATCCCGGCTTTCATCCTGGGTGCATTTTTTGGTTACCTGCCCTGGTTTTTGCTGGCATCGGTAACAGGACTGCTTATCTGGCATTTCTGGAATTTATTGCGCCTTTCGTGGTGGCTGTGGGTGGATCGCAGTATGACGCCGCCACCGGGGCGTGGTAGCTGGGAACCGCTGCTGTACGGTTTACACCAGATGCAACTGCGTAATAAAAAACGCCGCCGCGAGCTGGGTAATCTTATCAAACGCTTTCGTAGCGGCGCGGAGTCGCTACCCGATGCGGTGGTGCTGACCACGGAAGAGGGCGGTATTTTCTGGTGTAACGGTCTGGCGCAACAAATTCTTGGTCTGCGCTGGCCGGAAGATAACGGGCAGAACATCCTTAACCTGCTGCGTTATCCGGAGTTTACGCAATATCTGAAAACGCGTGATTTTTCTCGCCCACTCAATCTGGTGCTCAACACCGGGCGGCATCTGGAAATTCGCGTCATGCCTTATACCCATAAACAGCTGCTGATGGTGGCGCGAGATGTCACGCAAATGCATCAACTGGAAGGGGCGCGGCGCAACTTTTTCGCCAACGTAAGCCATGAGTTACGCACGCCATTGACCGTGTTACAGGGTTACCTGGAGATGATGGATGAGCAACCGCTGGAAGGAGCGGTACGCGAAAAAGCGTTGCACACCATGCGTGAGCAGACTCAGCGGATGGAAGGGCTGGTGAAGCAGTTGCTGACCTTGTCGAAAATTGAAGCCGCGCCGACGCAGTTGCTGAATGAGAAGGTTGATGTGCCGATGATGCTGCGCGTCGTTGAGCGGGAAGCCCAGACGCTGAGCCAGCAAAAACAGACATTTACCTTTGAGATTGATAACGGCCTCAAAGTGTCTGGCAGCGAAGACCAGTTACGCAGTGCGATTTCGAATCTGGTCTATAACGCCGTGAATCATACGCCGGAAGGTACGCATATCACCGTACGCTGGCAGCGAGTGCCGCACGGTGCCGAATTTAGTGTTGAAGATAATGGACCGGGCATCGCACCGGAGCATATTCCGCGCCTGACCGAGCGTTTTTATCGCGTTGATAAAGCGCGTTCCCGACAAACTGGCGGTAGCGGGTTGGGGTTAGCGATCGTGAAGCATGCGGTAAATCATCATGAAAGCCGGCTCAATATTGAAAGTACGGTGGGCAAAGGTACGCGTTTCAGTTTTGTTCTGCCGGAACGTTTAATTGCCAAAAATAGCGATTAATCCGCCTTTGTCATTTTTTGTTGCCATAAGCCAGCCGATGCTGGCTTTTTTTCTTTGCAGTCAAAAAACGGGCGCTGAATTTTACAATGTCTGGTGATTTTTTGTTCGCATGATAAGCCATATCTTTTTCACGGAAATAGTGTTTTATACTGGTTGGAGATTTCTTATCGCTATATACCTCTGGTTTTTAGATCCCTCCTTGCTTTAAAACGTTATAAGCGTTTAAATTGCGCTTCAGGTGCTGTCATACTGACTGCATTCACGCGGTAAATCGAAAAACTATTCTTCGCCGCGCCTGGTTGGGAGTATTTCCCGCTAAAATTGTTTAAATATACCGCTGTATCATCCCCAGGGATTGGCACAAAATTTAACGTTACAACACCACATCCACAGGCAGTATGATTTATGACCCATCAGTTAAGATCGCGCGATATCATCGCTCTGGGCTTTATGACATTTGCGTTGTTCGTTGGCGCAGGTAACATTATTTTCCCTCCTATGGTCGGCTTGCAGGCAGGCGAACACGTCTGGACTGCGGCATTCGGCTTCCTCATTACTGCCGTTGGTCTGCCGGTATTAACGGTAGTGGCGCTGGCGAAAGTTGGCGGCGGCGTTGACAGTCTGAGCACACCAATCGGTAAAGTCGCAGGCGTGCTGCTGGCTACGGTCTGCTACCTGGCGGTAGGGCCGCTGTTTGCAACACCGCGTACGGCAACTGTCTCCTTTGAAGTGGGCATTGCGCCGCTGACGGGTGACTCCGCACTGCCGCTGTTTATCTACAGCCTGGTCTATTTCGCTATCGTTATTCTGGTTTCGCTCTATCCGGGCAAGCTGCTGGATACCGTGGGCAACTTCCTTGCGCCGCTGAAAATTATCGCGCTGGTCATCCTGTCTGTTGCGGCGATTGTCTGGCCAGCGGGCTCGATTAGCTCGGCAACTGAGGCTTATCAAAACGCTGCGTTTTCGAACGGTTTTGTCAATGGCTACCTGACGATGGATACGCTGGGCGCGATGGTGTTTGGTATCGTTATTGTTAACGCGGCGCGTTCTCGCGGCGTTACCGAAGCGCGTCTGCTGACCCGTTATACCGTCTGGGCCGGCCTGATGGCAGGCGTTGGTTTGACTCTGCTGTACCTGGCGCTGTTCCGTCTGGGTTCAGACAGCGCGTCGCTGGTTGATCAATCCGCGAACGGTGCCGCTATTCTGCATGCTTACGTTCAGCACACCTTTGGCGGCGGCGGTAGCTTCCTGCTGGCGGCGTTAATCTTCATCGCTTGTCTGGTCACGGCGGTTGGTCTGACCTGCGCTTGTGCGGAATTCTTCGCCCAATACATCCCGCTCTCATATCGTACGCTGGTGTTTATCCTCGGCGGCTTCTCGATGGTGGTGTCTAATCTGGGCTTGAGCCAGCTGATTCAGATCTCTGTACCGGTGCTGACTGCCATTTATCCGCCGTGTATCGCACTGGTTGTATTAAGTTTTACACGCTCATGGTGGCATAATTCGTCCCGCGTGATTGCTCCGCCGATGTTTATCAGCCTGCTTTTTGGTATTCTCGACGGGATCAAAGCATCTGCATTCAGCGATATTTTACCGTCCTGGGCGCAGCGTTTACCGCTGGCCGAACAAGGTCTGGCGTGGTTAATGCCAACGGTGGTGATGGTGGTTCTGGCCATTATCTGGGATCGCGCAGCAGGTCGTCAGGTGACCTCCAGCGCCCACTAAATCACTGTAAATTTGTTTTAACCACGGGGCTGCGATGCCCCGTGGTTTTTTATTGTGTTGATGGGTTAGGAATTGATGGAAAGTAAGAACAAGCTAAAGCGTGGGCTAAGTACCCGACACATACGCTTTATGGCACTGGGTTCAGCAATTGGCACCGGGTTGTTTTACGGTTCGGCGGACGCCATCAAAATGGCCGGACCGAGCGTGTTGTTGGCCTATATTATCGGTGGTGTCGCGGCGTATATCATTATGCGTGCGCTGGGAGAAATGTCGGTACATAACCCGGCCGCCAGCTCTTTCTCGCGTTATGCGCAGGAAAACCTTGGTCCGCTGGCAGGTTATATCACTGGCTGGACCTACTGCTTTGAAATCCTTATTGTTGCCATTGCCGATGTCACCGCTTTCGGTATCTATATGGGCGTCTGGTTCCCGACGGTGCCGCACTGGATATGGGTGTTGAGCGTGGTGCTGATTATCTGCGCCATTAACCTGATGAGCGTGAAAGTATTTGGTGAGCTGGAGTTCTGGTTCTCGTTCTTTAAAGTCGCCACCATTATCATCATGATCGTTGCTGGTTTCGGTATCATCATTTGGGGGATTGGCAACGGCGGGCAACCGACCGGTATCCATAACCTGTGGAGCAACGGCGGCTTCTTCAGTAACGGCTGGCTTGGCATGGTGATGTCGTTGCAAATGGTGATGTTTGCCTACGGTGGTATTGAAATTATTGGTATTACCGCTGGTGAAGCGAAAGAGCCGGAGAAGTCTATTCCGCGCGCGATTAACTCAGTGCCGATGCGTATTCTGGTGTTCTATGTTGGTACGCTGTTCGTCATTATGTCTATCTATCCGTGGAATCAGGTAGGTACTGCTGGTAGCCCGTTCGTGCTGACGTTCCAGCATTTGGGGATTACCTTTGCCGCCAGCATTCTTAACTTCGTTGTGCTGACTGCTTCACTGTCGGCAATTAACAGCGATGTGTTTGGTGTAGGCCGTATGCTGCACGGCATGGCAGAGCAGGGCAGTGCGCCGAAAATTTTCAGCAAAACGTCGCGTCGCGGTATTCCGTGGGTCACGGTGCTGGTCATGACTACCGCGCTGCTATTTGCTGTGTATCTGAACTACATCATGCCGGAAAACGTCTTCCTGGTGATTGCCTCGCTGGCGACCTTCGCTACCGTGTGGGTGTGGATTATGATCCTGCTGTCGCAGATTGCCTTCCGTCGCCGCCTGCCGCCAGAAGAAGTTAACGCGCTGAAATTTAAAGTTCCTGGCGGAGTGGCAACGACCATCACGGGGCTGGTTTTCCTGGTCTTTATCATCGGACTGATTGGTTATCACCCTGAAACGCGTATCTCTCTGTACGTTGGTTTTGCGTGGATTGTGGTGCTGTTGATTGGCTGGATGTTTAAACGCCGCCACGATCGCCAGTTGGCAGAAAACCACTAATTCCTGCCTTTTGTCGCCGGATCAGGAGCAAAACTTGATCCGGCTATTCCGAAAATTATCCGCCCCCGTCCTCCTCCCTCAAATATTCTTCAGATGATGATTGATCCTGCATTAGGCTATGGCAAGGTGAGCACATTTTAATCGCAGGGGAATTATGATGTTGAATGCATGGCACCTGCCGGTGTCTCCGTTTGTTAAGCAAAGCAAAGATCAACTGCTTATTACACTGTGGTTGACGGGCGAAGAGCCGCCACAGCGCATTATGTTGCGCATGGAAAACGATAACGAAGAAACATCAATACCGATGCATAAACAGCGCAGCCAGCCACAGCCTGGCGTGACGGCGTGGCGGGGAGCGCTCTCTCTCGCCACCGGGCAACCACGGCGGCGCTACAGTTTCAAATTGCTGTGGCACGATCGCCAGCGTTGGTTTACGCCGCAAGGTTTCAGCCCAATACCACCAGCACGGCTGGAACAGTTTGCCGTCGATGTGCCGGATATCGGACCACAATGGGCGGCGGATCAGATTTTTTATCAGATCTTCCCGGATCGTTTTGCCCGGAGTCAGCCTCGTAATGCCGATCAGGATCATGTCTATTATCATCACGCCGCCGGGCGGGAAATCATATTGCGTGACTGGGATGAACCGGTCACAGCACAGGCGGGCGGATCAACGTTCTATGGCGGCGATCTGGACGGGATAAGCGAAAAACTGCCGTACCTGAAAAAACTCGGCGTGACGGCGCTGTATCTTAATCCGGTGTTTAAAGCACCCAGCGTGCATAAATACGATACCGAAGATTATCGCCACGTCGATCCGCAATTTGGCGGCGACGGGGCGTTGCTGCGTTTGAGACACAACACACAGCAGCAAGGAATGCGCCTGATGCTGGACGGCGTGTTTAACCACAGTGGCGATTCTCATGCCTGGTTTGACAGGCACAATCGCGGGACGGGGGGCGCTTGCCATAACCCCGAATCGCCCTGGCGCGACTGGTACTCGTTTCGCGATGACGGCACGGCGCTCGATTGGCTGGGCTATGCCAGCCTGCCAAAACTGGATTATCAGTCGGAAAGTCTGGTGAATGAAATTTATCGCGGTGAAGACAGCATTGTCCGTCACTGGCTGAAAGCGCCGTGGAATATGGACGGCTGGCGGCTGGATGTGGTGCATATGCTGGGGGAAGCGGGCGGGGCGCGCAATAATTTGCAGCATGTCGCCGGCATCACTGAGGCGGCGAAAGAAACCCAGCCAGAAGCGTACATTGTCGGTGAATATTTTGGCGATGCGCGGCAATGGTTACAGGCCGATGTGGAAGATGCATCGATGAACTATCGCGGTTTTACTTTTCCGCTGTGGGGCTTTCTCGCTAATACCGATGTCTCTTACGATCCGCAGCAGATTGACGCTCAAATCTGTATGACCTGGATGGACAATTACCGTGCCGGGCTTTCTCATCAACAGCAACTGCGTATGTTTAACCAGCTCGATAGTCACGATACCGCGCGATTTAAAACGTTACTCGGACGGGATGTTGCGCGCCTGCCACTGGCGGTCGTCTGGCTGTTCACCTGGCCTGGTGTGCCGTGTATTTATTACGGCGATGAAGTGGGGCTGGACGGCAATAACGATCCATTTTGTCGTAAACCGTTTCCCTGGGACCCGGAAAAACAAGATACGGAACTATTCGCGCTGTACCAGCGAATGATTGCGCTGCGTAAGAAGAGCCTGGCATTGCGTCGTGGCGGCTGTCAGGTGTTGTATGCGGAAGATAACGTGGTGGTGTTTGTGCGTGTGCTCAATCAGCAGCGTGTGCTAGTGGCAATCAACCGTGGTGAAGCGTGTGAAGTGGTGCTACCCGCATCGCCGTTGCTTAATGTCGCGCAATGGCAATGCAAAGAAGGGAAGGGACAACGGGTAGATGGGATCCTGACGTTGCCCGCGATATCAGCCACGGTGTGGATGAATTAATACCTTACAACGCTTTGCGTGACGCCTGCTCCATCATCCGCGGATAAAATTGCCAGAAGCGGGTTTCGAGGGCATCGTAATGGGCGTCTAAATCGTACCAGGAGTCACGCAGAGCATCCAGACGTGGACGACGACTTGCCATGCCGTTTAACACGCTCTGGATGAAATCCATATCGCGATAGCGCACCAGCCATTGCTCTGACCACAAGTAGTTATTCAGATTGATAAAGCGCGGCGGTGAGTCCGGCAGAATAGCCATCACTTGCTCGCGGGCATAACCGACAAATTCCTCTAGCGGAAAATTGGGTGACAGCTGCGACCAGTGGCGGGAAAGAAAGTGATCCCACATGACATCCAGCGTGATAGGCGCAACCCGGCGAGTTTCACTACGAAACCACTCCCGCGCTTCGCGGACTTCCGGCAGATTGTCGGTTAATACGTCGATTCGCCTATGCATGTGAATGCCAGCCACGACGTCGGGCGGATAAATTTCATCAGGGTTTCCGCGAACAAAATCAGCCAGTAAGTTGCCAGAAAGCGAGCTTTCAGCCAGGTGAGCTAAATGCAGGTGAGCTAAAAAATTCATCGATTATATTCTATCCAAAGGGGGGTAAAGGTTGCAGGGAGAGCGCCCCGGCACTAGACTACCCGCCTCTTATTTTAGTCTGAGTCAGTGTCATGCGCGTTACCGATTTCTCCTTTGAATTGCCCGAATCCCTGATTGCCCACTATCCCATGCCTGAACGCAGTAGCTGTCGTTTACTGTCGCTGGACGGGCCGACGGGCGCGCTGACGCACGGTACTTTCACCGATTTACTCGACAAGCTCAACCCCGGCGATCTTCTGGTTTTTAACAATACCCGCGTGATCCCGGCGCGTCTGTTTGGGCGAAAATCCAGCGGCGGTAAAATTGAAGTGCTGGTTGAGCGGATGCTCGACGACAAACGCATTCTCGCGCATATTCGCGCCTCGAAAGCGCCAAAACCGGGCGCGGAGCTACTGCTGGGCGATGACGAAAGCATCAAAGCAACAATGACCGCTCGTCACGGCGCGCTGTTTGAAGTCGAATTTAACGATGAGCGCTCGGTGCTGGATATTCTCAACAGCATCGGCCATATGCCGCTGCCGCCGTACATCGACCGTCCGGACGAAGATGCAGACCGCGAACTTTATCAAACGGTTTATAGCGAAAAACCAGGCGCGGTAGCAGCACCGACCGCCGGACTGCATTTTGACGAACCGTTGCTGGAAAAATTGCGCGCCAAAGGCGTGGAGATGGCATTCGTGACCCTGCATGTGGGGGCGGGTACCTTCCAGCCGGTACGCGTCGACACCATTGAAGACCACATCATGCACTCGGAATATGCAGAAGTGCCGCAGGATGTGGTTGACGCAGTGCTGGCTGCGAAAGCGCGTGGTAACCGGGTGATTGCGGTTGGCACCACCTCTGTTCGCTCGCTTGAGAGTGCGGCCCAGGCGGCGAAAAACGATCTGATTGAACCGTTTTTCGATGATACACAAATCTTTATCTATCCCGGCTTCCAGTACAAAGTGGTCGATGCGCTGGTGACTAACTTCCACCTGCCGGAGTCAACGCTGATTATGCTGGTTTCCGCATTTGCCGGTTATCAACACACCATGAACGCCTATAAAGCGGCAGTAGAAGAGAAATATCGCTTTTTTAGTTACGGTGATGCGATGTTTATCACGTACAATCCGCAGGCAATTAATGAGCGCGTCGGGGAGTAATTCCGCGGCGCTGGTTTAAACGTTGGACTGTTTTTCTGACGTAGTGGAGAAAAAATGAAATTTGAACTGGACACCACCGACGGTCGCGCACGCCGTGGCCGCCTGGTCTTCGATCGTGGCGTAGTGGAAACGCCTTGTTTTATGCCTGTTGGCACCTACGGCACCGTAAAAGGGATGACGCCGGAAGAAGTTGAAGCCACTGGCGCGCAAATTATTCTGGGTAACACTTTCCACCTGTGGCTGCGCCCGGGTCAGGAAATCATGAAACTGCATGGCGATCTGCACGATTTTATGCAGTGGAAAGGCCCGATCCTTACCGACTCCGGCGGCTTCCAGGTCTTCAGTCTCGGCGATATCCGTAAAATCACCGAACAGGGCGTGCACTTCCGTAACCCCATCAACGGCGACCCGATTTTCCTCGATCCCGAAAAATCGATGGAGATTCAATACGATCTTGGCTCAGACATCGTCATGATTTTTGACGAGTGTACGCCTTATCCTGCTGACTGGGATTACGCGAAGCGCTCTATGGAGATGTCGCTGCGATGGGCGAAGCGTAGCCGCGAGCGTTTTGACAGCCTCGGCAATAAAAATGCGCTGTTTGGTATCATCCAGGGCAGCGTTTACGAAGATTTACGTGATATCTCTGTTAAAGGTCTGGTAGATATCGGTTTTGATGGCTACGCTGTCGGCGGTCTGGCAGTGGGTGAGCCTAAAGCAGATATGCACCGTATCCTGGAGCATGTGTGCCCGCAAATTCCGGCAGACAAACCACGTTACCTGATGGGCGTTGGTAAACCGGAAGACCTGGTTGAAGGCGTGCGCCGCGGTATCGATATGTTTGACTGCGTAATGCCAACACGTAATGCGCGTAACGGTCATCTGTTCGTGACCGATGGCGTGGTGAAAATCCGCAATGCGAAGTATAAGAGCGACACTGGCCCGCTCGATCCTGAGTGTGATTGCTACACCTGTCGCAATTATTCACGTGCCTACTTGCATCATCTCGACCGTTGCAACGAAATATTAGGCGCGCGACTCAACACCATTCATAACCTTCGTTACTACCAGCGTTTGATGGCGGGTTTACGCAAGGCTATTGAAGAGGGTAAATTAGAGAGCTTCGTAGCTGATTTTTACCAGCGTCAGGGGCGAGAAGTACCACCTTTGAACGTTGATTAATATTAATAATGAGGGAAATTTAATGAGCTTTTTTATTTCTGATGCGGTAGCGGCAACGGGTGCTCCGGCACAAGGTAGCCCGATGTCTTTGATTTTGATGCTGGTGGTATTCGGTCTGATTTTCTATTTCATGATCCTGCGCCCACAGCAGAAGCGCACCAAAGAACACAAAAAGCTGATGGACTCCATCGCGAAAGGTGATGAAGTGCTGACGAACGGTGGCCTGGTCGGTCGCGTAACCAAAGTAGCAGAAAACGGCTACATTGCTATCGCGCTGAATGACACCACTGAAGTAGTTATTAAACGTGACTTCGTAGCCGCCGTTCTGCCGAAAGGCACCATGAAGGCGCTGTAATTAAAATTTTTCCCTAAGGGAATTGCCGTGTTAAACCGTTATCCTTTGTGGAAGTACGTCATGCTGATCGTGGTGATTGTCATCGGTCTGCTGTATGCGCTTCCCAACCTGTTTGGTGAGGATCCGGCTGTTCAGATCACTGGCGCGCGCGGAGTCGCCGCCAGTGAGCAAACGCTGATCCAGGTCCAGAAAACGTTACAAGAAGAAAAAATAACTGCTAAGTCTGTGGCACTGGAAGAGGGCGCTATTCTTGCGCGCTTCGACTCCACTGACACCCAGCTACGCGCTCGTGAAGCATTAATGGGCATTCTGGGTGACAAATATGTCGTGGCGCTTAACCTTGCCCCGGCCACGCCGCGCTGGCTGGCAGCTATTCACGCTGAGCCGATGAAGCTCGGTCTTGACTTGCGTGGCGGCGTTCACTTCCTGATGGAAGTGGATATGGACACTGCGCTTGGCAAACTTCAGGAACAAAATATCGATAGCCTGCGCAGCGATCTGCGTGAAAAAGGCATCCCGTATACCACTGTTCGTAAAGAAAATAATTACGGTCTGAGCATCACTTTCCGCGATGGCAACGCCCGTGATGAAGCCATTGCATATCTGAGCAAGCGTCATCCTGATCTGGTGATTAGCAGTCAGGGCAGCAATCAGTTGCGCGCAGTAATGAGCGATGCACGTCTGAGTGAAGCGCGTGAATATGCGGTGCAGCAGAACATCAACATCCTGCGTAACCGTGTAAACCAGCTTGGTGTTGCTGAACCGGTGGTACAGCGCCAGGGCGCTGACCGTATCGTTGTTGAACTGCCGGGTATCCAGGATACCGCTCGCGCGAAAGAGATTCTGGGCGCGACGGCAACGCTGGAGTTCCGTCTGGTAAACACCAACGTTGACCAGGCCGCTGCCGCGTCTGGCCGCGTACCGGGTGACTCTGAAGTGAAACAGACCCGCGAAGGTCAGCCAGTTGTGCTGTACAAACGCGTGATCCTGACCGGTGATCATATCACCGACTCCACTTCCAGCCAGGACGAATACAACCAGCCGCAGGTTAACATCTCGCTCGATAGCGCTGGTGGCAACATCATGTCTAACTTCACT
The DNA window shown above is from Escherichia sp. E4742 and carries:
- the queA gene encoding tRNA preQ1(34) S-adenosylmethionine ribosyltransferase-isomerase QueA, which gives rise to MRVTDFSFELPESLIAHYPMPERSSCRLLSLDGPTGALTHGTFTDLLDKLNPGDLLVFNNTRVIPARLFGRKSSGGKIEVLVERMLDDKRILAHIRASKAPKPGAELLLGDDESIKATMTARHGALFEVEFNDERSVLDILNSIGHMPLPPYIDRPDEDADRELYQTVYSEKPGAVAAPTAGLHFDEPLLEKLRAKGVEMAFVTLHVGAGTFQPVRVDTIEDHIMHSEYAEVPQDVVDAVLAAKARGNRVIAVGTTSVRSLESAAQAAKNDLIEPFFDDTQIFIYPGFQYKVVDALVTNFHLPESTLIMLVSAFAGYQHTMNAYKAAVEEKYRFFSYGDAMFITYNPQAINERVGE
- the tgt gene encoding tRNA guanosine(34) transglycosylase Tgt translates to MKFELDTTDGRARRGRLVFDRGVVETPCFMPVGTYGTVKGMTPEEVEATGAQIILGNTFHLWLRPGQEIMKLHGDLHDFMQWKGPILTDSGGFQVFSLGDIRKITEQGVHFRNPINGDPIFLDPEKSMEIQYDLGSDIVMIFDECTPYPADWDYAKRSMEMSLRWAKRSRERFDSLGNKNALFGIIQGSVYEDLRDISVKGLVDIGFDGYAVGGLAVGEPKADMHRILEHVCPQIPADKPRYLMGVGKPEDLVEGVRRGIDMFDCVMPTRNARNGHLFVTDGVVKIRNAKYKSDTGPLDPECDCYTCRNYSRAYLHHLDRCNEILGARLNTIHNLRYYQRLMAGLRKAIEEGKLESFVADFYQRQGREVPPLNVD
- the yajC gene encoding preprotein translocase subunit YajC encodes the protein MSFFISDAVAATGAPAQGSPMSLILMLVVFGLIFYFMILRPQQKRTKEHKKLMDSIAKGDEVLTNGGLVGRVTKVAENGYIAIALNDTTEVVIKRDFVAAVLPKGTMKAL
- the secD gene encoding protein translocase subunit SecD is translated as MLNRYPLWKYVMLIVVIVIGLLYALPNLFGEDPAVQITGARGVAASEQTLIQVQKTLQEEKITAKSVALEEGAILARFDSTDTQLRAREALMGILGDKYVVALNLAPATPRWLAAIHAEPMKLGLDLRGGVHFLMEVDMDTALGKLQEQNIDSLRSDLREKGIPYTTVRKENNYGLSITFRDGNARDEAIAYLSKRHPDLVISSQGSNQLRAVMSDARLSEAREYAVQQNINILRNRVNQLGVAEPVVQRQGADRIVVELPGIQDTARAKEILGATATLEFRLVNTNVDQAAAASGRVPGDSEVKQTREGQPVVLYKRVILTGDHITDSTSSQDEYNQPQVNISLDSAGGNIMSNFTKDNIGKPMATLFVEYKDSGKKDANGRAVLVKQEEVINIANIQSRLGNSFRITGINNPNEARQLSLLLRAGALIAPIQIVEERTIGPTLGMQNIEQGLEACLAGLLVSILFMILFYKKFGLIATSALIANLILIVGIMSLLPGATLSMPGIAGIVLTLAVAVDANVLINERIKEELSNGRTVQQAIDEGYRGAFSSIFDANITTLIKVIILYAVGTGAIKGFAITTGIGVATSMFTAIVGTRAIVNLLYGGKRVKKLSI